One Salvelinus alpinus chromosome 9, SLU_Salpinus.1, whole genome shotgun sequence genomic window, aatgtatttaaaaaactactgaaatatcacatttatataagtattcagagccgttactcagtactttgttgaagcacctttcgcagtgattacagcctcgaatcttcttgggtatgacactacaagcttggcacacctgtatttggggagtttctcccattcttctctgcagatcctctcaagctctgtcaggttggatgggaagcgtctctccagagatgttcgatcgggttcatgtccgggctctggctggaccactcaatgacattcagagacttgtcctgaagccactcctgcgttgtcttggctgtgtgcttagggtcgttgtgttgttggaaggtgaaccttcgcccccaatCTGAGGTTCtgggcactctggagcaggttttcatcaaggatctctgtactttgctccattcatctttccctcgatcttgactaggcTCTCAGTCCtggccgctgaaaaacatctccacagcatgatactgccaccaccatgcttcaccgtagggattttatttattttatttttatttcacctttatttaaccaggtaggctagttgagaacaagttctcatttacaactgcgacctggccaagataaagcaaagcagtttgacacatacaacaacacagagttacacatggaataaacaaacatacagtcaataatacagtagaaaaagtctatatacagtgtatgcaaatgaggtaagataagggaggtaaggcaataaataggccatggtggcaaagtaattacattatagcaattaaacactggaatggtagatgtgcagaagatgaatgtgcatgtagagatactggggtgcaaaggagcaagataaataaataaatacagtatggggatgaggtagttggatgggctatttacagatgggctatgtacatgtacaggtgtagtgatctgtgagctgttctgacagctggtgcttaaagctagtgagggagatatgtgtctccagcttcagtaattttttcagtacgttccagtcattggcagcagagaactggaaggaaaggcggccgaaggaggaattggctttaggggtgaccagtgagatatacctgctggagcgtgtgctacgggtgggtgctgctctggtgaccagtgagctgagataaggcggggctttacctagcaaagacttgtagatgacccggagccagtgggtttggcaacaagtatggatggtgccaggtttcctccagacatgacgcttggcattcaggccatggtctgagaatcctttaggtgccttttggcaaactccaaacgggctgtcatgtgccttttactgaggagtggcttccgtctggccactctaccacaaaggctgcagagatggttgtccttctggaaggaactatggagctctgccagagtgaccatcgggttcttggtcacctccctgctcTAGGAAgagcagctctaggaagagtcttggtggttccaaacttcttccttttaagaatgatggaggccactgtgttcttggggacctacaatgctgcagacattttttggtactcttccccagatctgtgcctcgacacaatcctgtctcggagctctatggacaattccttcgacctcataccttggtttttgctctgacatgcactgtcaactgtgggaccttatatagtcggtgtgtgcctttccaaatcatgtccaatcaatttgaattaaccacaggtggactccgatcaagttgtagaaacaggatgcacctgaactcaatttcgagtctcaaagcaaagggtctgaattcttatgtaaataaagtatttcagttttcttttgtaatacatttgctagATTTTCTatacacctgtttttgctttgtcattatggggtattatgtgtagattgatgaggaaaaacatttatttaatcaattttagaataaagctgtaacgtaacaaaatgtgtaaaaagtctaGTGGTCTGAAtaattgaacaaccccatgccatgattagatagtgagAAAACATAAAAATCTCTTGCATAATTTCTTTAATAGATTAAActtaatttaccaacatttctgaaaatgaatatatagcattttggaatTAAACTCTTCATGTGAGGATGTAGTCATCATTGATCTTTGTTGTCAGGCATCTGGCTGGCCAccgaaataccctcaaataaataaataaaacattctgtactgtcgcatCATAAAACATGTGTTCACAAATCCAAAATGGTGGAGTAAAGAGACAAATTgaaaagttttagcttcactgtcaaaataaatacattcagaagtgtaggcctacattatatGTGTTAACTTATGCATGTATTTCTATTGTCACCAGTGGCATATGACGCTCCCCCACAGCCCACACAACGCGGGAGCCCTCCGAGCTTTAGGGGTGCCCCAACTCTCCAAAAAATAAGCtctctttaaaactgcaaaatcttaacctgtgtagaatagcaggaaattagcttcaaaactgcaatattttctctcagcctccatggcaaaatgtgttgaataGCATGATATTAAATATAAAACTGCACTTTTTTTctctgtgtagaattgcaggaaattagctttaaaacagcaagaTTTTCTGTTAGCAAGAATTGCAAGAAGTTCTGTTTTCCTAAACAACAAAAAACGTTAtccaaaagaagaagaaaaagtagCTTCAGTGCTGAGGGAGTGCATCCTACGCCACTGGTTTCAATAGCCATGCACACATAAGTTAACACATATATATTGAACAGAAATATTAAAGCAACAtacaaaaaaaatgtgtagaattgcaggaaattagctttaaaacagcaagaTTTTCTGTTAGCAAGAATTGCAAGAAGTTCTGTTTTCCTAAACAACAAAAAACGTTAtccaaaagaagaagaaaaagtagCTTCAGTGCTGAGGGAGTGCATCCTACGCCACTGGTTTCAATAGCCATGCACACATAAGTTAACACATATATATTGAACAGAAATATTAAAGCAACATacaaaaaaaaagttacagatcatttatttcaattaattcattagtccctaatctatggatttcacatgactgggaatacagatatgcatatattggtcacagatacactatatatacaaaagtatgtggacaacccttcaaattagtggatttgactatttcagccacacccgttgctgactggtgtataaaatcgaacacacagccatgtaatctccatagacgaacattggcagcagaatggccttagtgaagagctcagtgatgttcaatgtggcaccgtcataggatgtcacctttccaacaagtcagttcgtcaaatgtctgtcctgctagagctgccccagtcaaatATAAAtgcttttattgtgaagtggaaacgtctagaagcaacaacagctcagccacgaagtggtaggccacacaagctcacagaacgggaccgtcgagtgctAAAGCGTGTAGTGTGTAAAAATGATCTGTCCTCGGGTTGTAACACtgactatcgagttccaaactgcctcgaaGCAAaggtcagcacaataactattcttcgggagcttcatgaaatgggtttccatggccaagcagccgcacacaagcctaagatcaccaggaGCAATGCCTAGTGTCGGCTGGACTGGTGTAAAGCTggcctccattggactctggagcagtgaaaatattatctggagtgatgaatcatgtttcaccatctggcagtccgacgaacgaatctgggtttggcggatgccaggagaacgctacctgccccaatgcataatgccatctgtaaagtttggtggagggggaataatggtctggggctgtttttcatggttcgggctaggtcccttagttccagtgaagggaaatcttaacgctatagcatacaatgacattttcgacaattctgtgcttccaactttctggcaacagtttggggaaggccctttcctgtttcagcatgacaatgcccccgtgcacaaatcaaagtccatacagaaatgttttgttgagattggtgtggaagaactagactggcctgcacagagccctgacctcaaccccatcgaacacctttgggatgaattgaagcgcagactgcgagccaggcctaatcgcctaacatcagtgTTTGACCTCACTAATTGTCTtacggctgaatggaagcaagtacctgcaacaatgttccaacatctagaggaaagcctccccagaagagtggaggctgttatagcagcaaggggggaccaactccatattaatgcccatgattttgaaatgagatgtacgacgagcaggtgtccacatactttaagtcatgtagtgtaccttaaaataaaagtaggggtgtggatcagaaaaccagttagtatctggtgtgaccaacatttgcctcatgcagcacgacacatgtCCTTCACATAGAGCTGAtcaggcctgtggaatgttgttccactcttcttcaatggctgtgcaaagttgctggatattgccaggaactggaacacgctgtcgtacacgtcgatcctgaccatcccaaacatgctcaatgggtgacatgcatGGTgagtgcaggccatggaagaattgtGTTCAGAACCTTGcaacattatcatgctgaaacatgaggtgatgacggcggatgaatggtacgacaatgggtctcaggatctcctcactgtatcctgtgcattcaaattgccatcgataaaattaaATTGtcttcgttgtccgtagcttatgcctacccataacataaccccacaaccactatggggcactctgttcacaacgttcacATCAgcaaccgcttgcccacacaacgccatatatGTGGTCTGTGGTTATGAAGCCGGttagacatactgccaaattctctaaaacaacgttggaggcggcttatggtagagaaattaacattacactttctggcaacagctctgggggacattcctgcagtcagcatgccaattgcacacttcctcaaacttgagacatctgtggcactgtgttgtgtgacaaaactacacattttaggaTGGCATTTTATTGTAttatgggatattttatttcagctcatgaaacatgggaccaacactttacatgttgcatttatatttttgttcatagtAATTGTTTCTCTTCTCAAATGGGCCATGTTCATGATTCTATTTATATTGTTTTCAACTTGACAGGGGGCTGGCATAAGGAACTGCGGCGCACGTGTTTGAGCACACAGCCAGAGCCATTGTTACTGAAAACGCACCTCAGGGCAGCTGGAGGTTGAGTGACTACTGGTGCGAGAACGAGAAGGGATGAGTACCTCGCCCGCaggatgtttgtgtttgtgtgtgtgtgcgcgctcctTGCGCACCCTCTCCTTACACACCCGCTCcttccacgcacgcacgcatacatACGCACAACGCCTACTTTACGGTGTGCCTATGTGCATGCCGCATTTGCTTCACATTCACCTTTATGTGGTCAATGGGAATGAGCATATTCACCGGCGCATAATATAATCAACTCTTATTTCAGTTTATTCACTATATACATGTTAAATCCAATAGAATAACATGAATTAGATACGGTCCAAGTTTGCATTGCCATAGAAACGGGCTGTCGCGTAGACCAGGAATAGCAAAGGTCTTAATTACCGGACTTCGTGCTGGTGCAGTTTACACGTGAGTTGGAGCTGTTCCGACCGGAGTCGCGCGTGCGCTGTGGGCTCTCGTACAAACGACTCGCAAAGTGGCAGttcaggaaactagacatcaTTCTAAAGTGCAGCACTATTCAGAACACTCGCCGTGCAACATCTTCCCAAAAGCTTCTCTGCCTGCTGGTTTTGGAATAATACACATTGTAAAGACAAAGAGGAATACCAACAAGAGACAAGTTATGGATGAAAAAATACCGCGTCTGCAGGACAGGCAATTTATGGATCATGCTGATTTCTTAGGGTAATCTAATTATTTCATTTTTAGAACAGTATGTCCATTAACTATTAGATGTACACCATTTGTACGTTTATAACTATGTAACTAACCTGCCCTTTTCATTTTGTCAGGGTGGAATACTCCTCACTCTACATGTGTAAATCGAAAAGAGGGCTGAAGCGCGAAGATGGCAAGGTATGCGCGCGTTTTATCTTGTTTGTAGATCAATAAATGTCTGATAGGTAAAACGTCCTTGTAGGATAAGTGTCTTGACTGTGTTGTACTTGTTGTAGATTTGATCTAATGCTATCATTTGTTTCTGTGGTCGTAATCAAATGTATCTTTTCATTCCCAGGACGCGTACAAGTTACCACACCGATTgatagagaagaagaggagagacagaatcaATGAGTGTATCGGACAGTTAAAGGATTTGTTACCCGAACATCTCAAACTGACGGTAAGCTTTTGCGATTAAGAAGTGATTTGCATATGAAATGTATTGTTTTTTATTGTTTTGATGAATGATTGTTGAGTTATCTGATCTCGTGTTTTCCACTCAGACGCTCGGGCATTTGGAGAAAGCAGTTGTTCTTGAGTTAACTTTGAAGCATTTAAACGCTTTGACTGCAGTCACTGAGCAGCAGCACCAGAAGATTATGGCTTTTCAGAATGGTAAGTTGTTGTTGCATAACCTCCAATGACTATTCAAAGTTTCATGATAGGCTAGAGTTTATGAATTCTCTATTTTGTCTTCTTTAGTTTTGGATAGGCTATGCGTAAAAGTTATTGTAGCCATCAAATTGAATATGGTTGCATTCTCACAATTAGGTACAATTTAATTCAGTCAATGAAGTTGTCATTTATAACTTTAAATGCATGTTTTCCAGGGGATCTATTGATGAAAATGCCCATTCGCGCTGATTTGGATGCGTTCCACTCGGGGTTCCAAGCGTGTGCCAAAGAGGTCCTGCAGTACCTAAACAAGTTGGAGAACTGGAATACATGCGAGCAGCGGTGCGCGCAGCTCATCAGCCACTTGCACAAAGTCTCGGCGCAGTTTCAGCCTGAGCCACTGCTCCATCCCCAGCTACCTGTCAGAGACGCGCTCGACCGCGATGGCCAAAAACCAGACAGCCAAGCCGGACATGACCGCGTATCAGTCATACAGAGGAGCCATGGAGAGCTTAACGAGaatgacacagacacagacagtggaTACGGGGGTGAGGCGGAAAAGAATGATGGGAAGAAAGGATGTGACCGGAGCAAACTGCAGGGGCCCAAGGCAGTAAAGATAAAGCAGGAGTTCGAGGATGACCGCGCTGCCAAAAAAACAAAGATGAACTGGGCTGGAAACTGCACGACAAGCGCAGACGCGACCACCAGACCTGATCTGGTCTTTATGAATTCGTTGATGGGAATAACTGGCGTGGGACAGCAGACTCCCTTTTGCATGCCCTTTTACGTCATAAACCCCTCGGCGGCAGCGTCCTACATGCCTCTATTTGACAAAAGTAACCTGGAGAAGTTTGTGtacccagcagcagcagcgacGACGATCTCATCTCAGTTTCACTGGTTATACCCCGGCCTCAACTCACATGCGTCGGCAGCTGCGGCCGCAACAGCCGGTGTTTTTTCCCGCATGTCGACAGAGAAGATCTCTGGATTCGGTTCCGACTCCAAGGACTCTCCCTCCGACGACAGTGACATGTCAAACGTGGTGGAGCCGGGCTCACCTGATGAGAGGGAAGACAATCTTGAGAATGATGAAGATGACGATGATGATTATGATAAGGAATTAGGGGATGACTCCCCAGACAATGAAAATGACAGTACATAATTAAGGTGACATTTTGAGATTTTGTTTTCTTTCTTGTAAAAACTGGCTAATTTAACTGTGTATGTGTTAAATTGATGTGCATTCTGCATTTTAAGCCTATGTTGTTTACGATTCTCCGACAGCTGTTTGGTTTTACCTTATTTTCGTATTTTCGATAGATTTTTATTGATATAGGAGTTTCGAGACAAGTTTCACAGTTAAATTTCTCCTGTATCTTGGCCAAGCAGGGGGAAGTTGTGACAGTGTGTGCCTTTTGCACTTAATGCGAGAATAATCTGAATGTTAATCGACAGTGATTGACACTAACAACATGTACACGTCTGTTATTACTAAAATCATAGGTTATATTGAGCTGGAGTTTTTCCATTAACACAACCTTTAAAACTGCGAATATCAGTGCCAAAACATCAAGACAAACAATCTGCTTATAAGCAATATTGCCCTCTGATCCCCAATCAGCTAGTGACTTTGGATGTAGGATGTTGTAACTGACCTACGCCGAGGTCAACATTGCAGGTCAACATTTCTGACTCTGACTGTACAGTATGACTAATTGTGATAGGTGTGATTTGATCCATGTCCTTGTTTATGCACtaaatgggcctctgtataaAGTGCTTGAGAAAGTTACTTAGGTACCTCAAACCGAGATGTCCACCCTGGATCATAGATAAGCCCTAACTGGACAAATGATTTACTTCATATTATGTAACTCCCTCTCCATGCCAACACATTTGGATTTGTTTATTTAGTCTTTTGGAATTTGCAGGAACCCCCTCAGATACATTTTGCTGACTGCTGATATTTCGCATAATATTGAAAGGAAGCACGTCATTGGAAGATGCTGTTTTATGACAATTGACAATTATATCCCTGATTGGTTGGCATCTCTGCACACATAATGGGACACCCCGTGACCAGTCAGCTAAACCTCCAGCAAAATTATACTAGGCATGAACTTTGATATTGAATGTAACTACCTTTGTTTTTCTTAGCTCTGGAAGTTTCAGAGATAAAGTGCACTTGTTTCTGCCTTTGAAAAATCTCCCCGTTCCTTCCCAACACTTACTTTCCAATTATTGTAGTCCATCACTGTATgtattttttaaaatacatttttcttgAAGAAAATCAATAAACTAGAGGGCAGAAACTTTACGCCAGACTGTATAGACTGTGTATGTGTTTGAAGAACAAGATACTAGGCTACTACAGATCACGAGGCTTTCTAGTGTTTTTGAATAAACATAAGCCACAAATCATAATTAATTTTGGGTTATACGTCTTATTGTATTTATAAAGCTACATGAAACAACTTATACTCCGCCCCTGAATGAAGAAGAAGCTCTAGTATCACATTCTAATACATACACAAACTTACATTCAGATTAGGTGTATGTAGTTGGAGGTAACTTTGGTCCGGTGACCAAAAGTTCTGATAAATGTCCTTTTAAAATGTACAATCCTTTTATTTCTTGAGAGATGTATTCCTGCAATTGTGATGTTTATCATGTTTGAGTTTCTTGTGTGAGTGACTAGATTTGATTTGCATATCCAATATTGTTTATTTTTTGCTTCTGTTCAGCAGCTCTTGCCTCAAATCCATTATGTTTTCAACTGTCATTAAAAGTGGCATGTGTGTGTAAATAGTTTTGTGAATATACTATGGAATATATGTCCGATGTCAATGTTATAGAAGAAAggtagaacaacaacaacaacaaaaagattgAACTGAGAAATTGTTGCACATTTCGTTAATGCTTTACACATATAATGTTGTAAATTATTGCTGACAAGTTGTAAAATAAATATCAGACCAAAAACTATTTGGATGCCTcattgtttagtttttttgccaCGAAATGGATGTTTTCCTTCTTAGACATAGCTATATCAAATGATTTAATTGATAGGAGGCATGCTATAGATcagaggtgtcaaactcattccatggagggcctactgtctgcaggtttttgaaaacccacagacactcagccctccgtggaatgagtttgacacctgtgctaAAGATGATCACAAACATTACAATGATTGTCTCTCTGTAGTTCAAACACGTTACAGTACAAAATAGTAACTTCAACTTCAAAGGAATGAACTATCCCTCTAAGGTACTGACAAGGTCTCCCTACCTCTACATACATAGCTTTATGGTAGCCATACCCCCATTTAGTTGACCATGTCCACTATTGGACTTATCGGCTCTGGGTGATAAAAATCACCTACCGTTAAGTTAACTAGGTCTCCAAAAACAAGTGGTGTGAATAGGAAGTGATACTGCACACCCTGATACTGTAAGTCCTCAGGCTGATATGTACTGCTACTGTGGAAtgtaggggagagaggggtaagttcagccattttttacattcagcatcactctgtcaaggaaaatatacaattgaagtcggaagtttacatacacgttagccaaatacatttaaactcagtttttcacaattcctgacatttaatcctagtaaatattaggatattaggatcaccactttattttaagaatgtgaaatgtcagaataatagtagagagtatgatttatttcagcttttaattctttcatcacattcccaatggatcagaagtttacatacactcaattagtatttggtagcattgcctttaaattgtataacttgggtcaaacgtttcgggtagccttccacaagcttcccacaataagttgggtgaattttgtcccattcctcctgacaaagctgttgtaactgagtcaggtttgtaggcctccttgctcgcacacgcttttcagttatgcccacaaattttctataagattgaggtcagggctttgtgatgccaactccaataccttgactttgttgtccttaagccattttgccacaactttggaagtatgcttggggtcattgtccatttggaagacccatttgcgaccaagctttaacttcctgactgatgtcttgagatgttgtttcaatatatccacacaattttcctgccttcatctattttgtgaagtgcaccagtccctcctgcagcaaagcacccccacaacatgatgctgccacccccgtgcttcacggttgggatggtgttcttcggcttgcaagcctcccccttcttcctccaaacataacgatggtcattagggccaaacagttctatttttgtttcatcagaccagaggacatttctccaaaaagtacgatctttgtccccatgtgcagttgcaaaccgtagtctggcttttttatggtggttttggagcagtggcttcttacttgctgagcggcctttcaggttatgtcgatataggactcgttttactgtggatatagatgctttggtacctgtttactccagcatcttcacaaggtcctttgctgttgttctgggattgatttgcacttttcgcaccaaagtacgttaatctttttctgaggtcttggctgatttcttttgattttcccatgatgtcaagcaaagaggcactgagcttgaaggtaggccttgaaatacatccacaggtacacctccaattgactcaaatgatgtcaattagcctatcagaagcttctaaagccatgacatcatgttctggaattttccaagctgtttaaaggcacagtcaacttggtgtatgtaaacttctgacctactggaattgtgatacattgaactataagtgaaa contains:
- the LOC139584511 gene encoding class E basic helix-loop-helix protein 41-like; translation: MDEKIPRLQDRQFMDHADFLGVEYSSLYMCKSKRGLKREDGKDAYKLPHRLIEKKRRDRINECIGQLKDLLPEHLKLTTLGHLEKAVVLELTLKHLNALTAVTEQQHQKIMAFQNGDLLMKMPIRADLDAFHSGFQACAKEVLQYLNKLENWNTCEQRCAQLISHLHKVSAQFQPEPLLHPQLPVRDALDRDGQKPDSQAGHDRVSVIQRSHGELNENDTDTDSGYGGEAEKNDGKKGCDRSKLQGPKAVKIKQEFEDDRAAKKTKMNWAGNCTTSADATTRPDLVFMNSLMGITGVGQQTPFCMPFYVINPSAAASYMPLFDKSNLEKFVYPAAAATTISSQFHWLYPGLNSHASAAAAATAGVFSRMSTEKISGFGSDSKDSPSDDSDMSNVVEPGSPDEREDNLENDEDDDDDYDKELGDDSPDNENDST